In Alteromonas sp. RKMC-009, the genomic stretch TGTTTCTACCACGCCTCTGTCGAATACCAGACGGCCGCGTCTGGCTTTGCCATCGGTTTTAAGTAGTTCAAATTGCATTAAAAACTGTATCCCGAAATCACCAGCGGGCGATACGCAGCTGGCGTAAATAAAAAATTTGGCGGCGATTATACCAGTTTCAGCGTACAGATCATGCTCTGCAGCGCGGTAACCCTGAAATTAAACGCAACCCTGCTCTTTATACCGGCTGGCTTTGCGCTTTTTCAATGAACATGCTGTCGCCGTAACTGAAGAAACGGTATTCATTTGCAATGGCATCCTGATAGGCTTTCATGACATGTTCTCTGCCGGCAAATGCACTGATCAACATCATCAGTGTGGACTCCGGCAAATGAAAGTTCGTGAACATGGCATCCACGACTTTAAAATTGAATCCCGGGTAGATGAAAATATCAGTATCATCAAAGAAAGGCCGGATCAGATCATCACCGGCGGCTTTTGCAGCCGACTCCAGCGAACGCACCGAAGTGGTACCCACGGCAATAACCCGTTTACCTGCAGCTTTAGTGGCCACTACGGCGTCTGTCACATTCTGCGGCACTTCGGCATACTCCGAGTGCATAACGTGTTCCTGAATATTGTCAACACGCACCGGCTGAAATGTGCCGGCCCCGACGTGCAGAGTAACAAACGCCAGATTCACACCTTTAGCCCGCAGGGCGGTCAGCATGTCGTCGTCAAAATGTAATCCGGCTGTCGGTGCAGCCACTGCGCCGGGCTTCTGATTATAAACAGTCTGGTAACGCTCTTTATCACTGCTTTCATCAGCACGGTCTATGTAAGGAGGCAGCGGCATATGGCCATATTGCTCAAGTTGAGAAAGTACTGAAGCCGCATCATCAAAATGAATGAGAAATAGCGCGCCTTCCCTGCCCGTCACGGTGACGTGCACCTTTTCTTCCAGCAACAACTGAGTACCGGGTTTGGGCGCCTTACTGGCACGCACGTGGGCCAGTACCTGATTATTATCTAAGATCCGCTCCACCAGCACTTCCACCTGGCCGCCGGAGGCTTTTTTACCTCTCAGCCGCGCAGGAATTACCCGGGTATTATTGAATACCAGCAAGTCACCTTCATCTACCAGAGACAGCATCTCAGCGAACTGCTGATGTTTAACTGAACCGGTATTCCCATCCAGGCACAGAAGACGGCTGGCACGACGTTTTTCTGTAGGATATTTGGCAATCAAATGCTCTGGCAGCTCGAAACTAAAATCAGATAACTTCATTTTTCACTTCAAAATCAGTAAATTAAAACTCGTAAATATACGCACGTATATTTTTAAATAACTATATATATACCGAAATACGCATAAACATTATACAGCGCGGACTTAAACGCTTAAGATACGTACAGATAGTGATGATGTTCTCCCAAACAGATCCTATTCTGACCCGGTAGCTTTACCGGGTTTTTTTTATCTGTTTCACAGGATTACCTTAATCCCCGATTACCCGGGTAGACGTCTCAGTCATCATCCATATCGTTAAGAATGTCACCAACGGCCTGCATAGCAAGTGGCCGGGCATTTAGCACCATCATGATCTGCAAAAACAAATCCGCTCCCATAATACCTTTATTCACTTTGTTTCGCAGGTTATCTGCACTCTGCTCCACCCCAATTTCGGCTAACCGGTCACTAAGTGCCTGATATTTAACACCTCTCACCGACATTTCTGACTTTACCAGCCTTGCCACCGCTTGCCGCCAATTATTTTTCGCCATCAGAAAACCACCATTTGTGAGTTATTTTTTACAAAAACACACTTTTTTACACATAAGAGAGGTATTGATTATTGACTACTTTGCCCCAACCTGTCTACACTGAACCCCGTGAATGTTGTCGTGCACTTTAAAAGTCGTTTACAGTGTTGTCGACATTTTCGCTTCAATCGTAAAGGAGAGACGTTATGACGTGGGATCTGGAAAAGCTTGAATCCCTCTTGCAAGAACACGACGACTTTGTCATCACCCGTGAAGAAGGCTGCCTTCTCATTGCTAATCAGGATGGCATTGATGCCTGGCTGGCACTGAGTGGCGAGCAAATCCTGGTGGAAAGTCTGTTATTCCCGGCTTCCGATGTAAAAGACAAGCCGGCTTTGGATCATGAGATTCTGTCAACGCACATGGTATTTCCGCTGACGACAGTAGGTATTTCTACCATTGGTGGTGATGAATACTACACAGCTTTTGGCGCACTGAGTGCCCAGTCAAAGCCTGAAAGTATCGTGATCGAAGTTGAAACCTTGTTTCAAAACGTAGCGTCTTTCTTAGATGCCTACGAAACGCATTTAAAATAACCTGACAGGAGAAGCGAATGTCTGTTTGGAAAAAATTAGTAACAGCTGTGAAAGGTGGTGCCACTGAAGCTGCGCAAGCCGTAGCCGACAGTCAGGCAATCAGAATTCTTGAGCAGGAGATCCGTGAAGCGAAAGAAGAGTTACGTAAATCTGACCACGCCCGCACGCAAATCCTGGCGAAATGCAAATTATCGCAACAGAAAGTAGACAGCTTCAGCGCGTCTATTGCTGAGTACGAAGCCCATGCCCGCAAAGCGGTTGAAACAGACCGTCAACTGGCACTGGATTGTGCACAGAAAGTGTCTGATTTGAAAGCTGAGCAGGAACAGGAACAGCAATACCTTGATCAGTTCAAACAATCCGAGAAGCAACTGGCTCAAAATATTCAGCAGGCCAAAGCAAACCTGCGCCGCCTGGAACAGCAGGTAGATATGGTAAAGGCGACTGAAAGTGTGCAAAAAGCGCAGGTAGCTGTATCTTCACGCCATATGGGTGCGAACAGTAAAATGAAGACTGCGACAGAATCTTTATCGCGGATTCAGGAAAAGCAAAAACTTCGCACCGCTGAGTTGCAGGCTGCCGAAGAGCTGGCGGCTGAAGAGTCCACCAGCGATCTTGAAAAACGCCTGTCTGAGGCAGGTATCAAAGGCGGCAAATCATCTGCAGATGATGAACTGAGCCGGATTCTGGGTAAGTAATTAATGTTAAGGGGGCTGACACGCCCCCTTACTTTTTGTGACTTGCACCTGAAATTGCTTTTACGTCATACTGCTTAGCTCAGAAATAATCATCAGGGACGCATCCATACACCATGGCTTCATGGACCCACATTCGTAAACTCATGCTGCGGTATTTTTCCGAATCCCGCTGGTACACCATTGTCACCATCACTTTTATTTACGGCTTACTTGCATGGTTAATGCTGTCTGCGGCCGGAGAAGAAGCGCTGACCAGCCATGCAGACTTTTTTTACTGGATGGCTGTTACTGCCTCAACTGTCGGTTATGGCGATCTGTCACCGGTCACACCGGCAGGTAAAATTATCGTATCGCTGTATGTGATTCCGGTGGGATTGAGTATTTTCGCGATGGTAGTGGGCCGGATTGCGGCATGGGTGAGCCATCACTGGCAAAGAGGACTCTTAGGAATGAAACCATTACATGTTGAAAATCACATTCTGGTTATCGGCTGGAATGAAAACAAAACTCTGCTGTTGCTGGATTTGCTGCTTAAAGAGCGGGAAGCCCTGCCGGATAAGCCGGAAATCGTATTATGTGTAAAAGCAGATATTCACAACCCCATGCCGGACAAAATTGAATTTGTGAAAGTTGATTCATTTAACCGCGACGAAGATATGGACAAGGCCTGCGTCGCCACTGCCAGAACCATTCTCATGGACAATCCGCAGGATGACGTGACG encodes the following:
- the queA gene encoding tRNA preQ1(34) S-adenosylmethionine ribosyltransferase-isomerase QueA, translating into MKLSDFSFELPEHLIAKYPTEKRRASRLLCLDGNTGSVKHQQFAEMLSLVDEGDLLVFNNTRVIPARLRGKKASGGQVEVLVERILDNNQVLAHVRASKAPKPGTQLLLEEKVHVTVTGREGALFLIHFDDAASVLSQLEQYGHMPLPPYIDRADESSDKERYQTVYNQKPGAVAAPTAGLHFDDDMLTALRAKGVNLAFVTLHVGAGTFQPVRVDNIQEHVMHSEYAEVPQNVTDAVVATKAAGKRVIAVGTTSVRSLESAAKAAGDDLIRPFFDDTDIFIYPGFNFKVVDAMFTNFHLPESTLMMLISAFAGREHVMKAYQDAIANEYRFFSYGDSMFIEKAQSQPV
- a CDS encoding DUF2170 family protein, with product MTWDLEKLESLLQEHDDFVITREEGCLLIANQDGIDAWLALSGEQILVESLLFPASDVKDKPALDHEILSTHMVFPLTTVGISTIGGDEYYTAFGALSAQSKPESIVIEVETLFQNVASFLDAYETHLK
- a CDS encoding potassium channel family protein codes for the protein MASWTHIRKLMLRYFSESRWYTIVTITFIYGLLAWLMLSAAGEEALTSHADFFYWMAVTASTVGYGDLSPVTPAGKIIVSLYVIPVGLSIFAMVVGRIAAWVSHHWQRGLLGMKPLHVENHILVIGWNENKTLLLLDLLLKEREALPDKPEIVLCVKADIHNPMPDKIEFVKVDSFNRDEDMDKACVATARTILMDNPQDDVTLTTALYCTNRNPDAHKVAYFTDDTLVPLLQMHCPKVECTPSVAVEMLAKAAFDPGSSMLHHDLISVDDGQAQFSTQVPADIQSLAVEHVFNNFKREYNAILIGYAPGGVYKNMVLNPDFSHTICGGDKVFYIAGSRLNDINWQTLGA
- a CDS encoding PspA/IM30 family protein, which codes for MSVWKKLVTAVKGGATEAAQAVADSQAIRILEQEIREAKEELRKSDHARTQILAKCKLSQQKVDSFSASIAEYEAHARKAVETDRQLALDCAQKVSDLKAEQEQEQQYLDQFKQSEKQLAQNIQQAKANLRRLEQQVDMVKATESVQKAQVAVSSRHMGANSKMKTATESLSRIQEKQKLRTAELQAAEELAAEESTSDLEKRLSEAGIKGGKSSADDELSRILGK
- a CDS encoding DUF6471 domain-containing protein translates to MAKNNWRQAVARLVKSEMSVRGVKYQALSDRLAEIGVEQSADNLRNKVNKGIMGADLFLQIMMVLNARPLAMQAVGDILNDMDDD